A stretch of Kyrpidia spormannii DNA encodes these proteins:
- a CDS encoding nucleotidyltransferase family protein has product MIGPGDLERRVGAVILAAGLSTRMGRPKCWLPVGGRPLFLYSVEAAVRARLHPVILVGSEDPRPFRDVVKDWAVEVVPNPERHRGMSTSLIRGLAKLQGRVQAVMILLADQPLVTESLILVLLQEYRMGYKAGVRIVRPTFEGLPGHPVLIDEELFSEMMAVTGDEGGRSVLARHRDRMKMVPWGDERVGLDIDTPHAYQQLLKMLPLVQQGRGVHSRLEGERGGPEAPSTGAL; this is encoded by the coding sequence ATGATCGGGCCGGGGGATTTAGAACGCCGGGTGGGCGCCGTGATCTTAGCGGCCGGGCTGTCCACCCGCATGGGGCGGCCGAAGTGTTGGCTGCCGGTGGGAGGAAGGCCGCTTTTTTTGTACAGCGTGGAAGCCGCGGTTCGGGCGCGTCTTCACCCGGTGATTCTCGTTGGGAGCGAAGACCCGCGGCCGTTCCGCGATGTGGTGAAAGATTGGGCTGTGGAGGTGGTGCCCAACCCGGAACGCCATCGAGGGATGTCTACGTCATTGATCCGAGGTCTGGCGAAGCTGCAGGGACGTGTGCAGGCCGTCATGATCCTACTCGCTGACCAACCGTTGGTGACGGAATCACTGATTTTGGTGTTGCTTCAGGAATACCGAATGGGTTATAAGGCTGGGGTGCGCATTGTTCGCCCGACCTTTGAGGGATTGCCCGGTCACCCGGTTCTGATCGATGAAGAACTGTTTTCCGAGATGATGGCGGTCACCGGGGACGAAGGCGGCCGGTCGGTTCTCGCTCGTCACCGCGACCGCATGAAGATGGTACCTTGGGGGGATGAACGGGTGGGTTTGGATATTGATACGCCCCATGCCTATCAGCAACTGCTGAAAATGTTGCCGCTGGTCCAACAAGGTCGCGGCGTCCATTCCCGCTTGGAAGGAGAACGGGGCGGCCCCGAAGCGCCCTCGACCGGGGCCCTATAG